In Nymphalis io chromosome 13, ilAglIoxx1.1, whole genome shotgun sequence, one genomic interval encodes:
- the LOC126772883 gene encoding probable salivary secreted peptide isoform X2 encodes MRITSLILFLCFLYYCESYDMIIGDTVHRKMVFHQRVKDFAIPFKKRIKVLTYNDPEKRIIKGVAAIDNDFSHASANITDGGVGFSHVTVRMKSQRHHPLNFEVEIYF; translated from the exons ATGCGTATTACGTCATTAATTTTGTTcttatgttttttgtattattgtgaATCTTACGATATGATCATCGGTGATACTGTGCACAGAAAAATGGTGTTCCATCAGAGGGTCAAAGACTTCGCAATACCCTTTAAAAAGAGAATAAAAGTTTTAACCTACAATGATCCGGAGAAAAGAATCATTAAG GGTGTAGCTGCTATAGATAATGACTTTTCACACGCCAGCGCGAATATCACCGACGGAGGAGTTGGTTTCTCGCATGTCACAGTTAGAATGAAGAGTCAAAGGCATCACCCGTTGAATTTTGAAGTTGAAATATAT TTTTGA
- the LOC126772883 gene encoding probable salivary secreted peptide isoform X1 codes for MRITSLILFLCFLYYCESYDMIIGDTVHRKMVFHQRVKDFAIPFKKRIKVLTYNDPEKRIIKGVAAIDNDFSHASANITDGGVGFSHVTVRMKSQRHHPLNFEVEIYV; via the exons ATGCGTATTACGTCATTAATTTTGTTcttatgttttttgtattattgtgaATCTTACGATATGATCATCGGTGATACTGTGCACAGAAAAATGGTGTTCCATCAGAGGGTCAAAGACTTCGCAATACCCTTTAAAAAGAGAATAAAAGTTTTAACCTACAATGATCCGGAGAAAAGAATCATTAAG GGTGTAGCTGCTATAGATAATGACTTTTCACACGCCAGCGCGAATATCACCGACGGAGGAGTTGGTTTCTCGCATGTCACAGTTAGAATGAAGAGTCAAAGGCATCACCCGTTGAATTTTGAAGTTGAAATATATGTGTGA